The Mesoplodon densirostris isolate mMesDen1 chromosome 8, mMesDen1 primary haplotype, whole genome shotgun sequence genomic interval ACCTGGGAGGCCTAGTGCTAGGCACCTCCTCTCTCCCGGCCTCGGTTTACCTCGGTGTACCATGAGGGGGGCGCTGGCCAAAAAAGCTGGCCTTCCCCCAGCCGCCGCCCGCCCACGCCGTCCGGGACCTCGAGCCCACTCACCTGGTAGCAAGGGCCCGGCGGCTTGCAGGGCCCTGCAGGCGGCCGCCTGAACAGTCAAGCTGGAAGCCGGGTAGCCGGGGCAGTAGGTGGCCGCCTGCACCGGGCCTCCCGCCTGGCGGCCGAACACCGTGCGCAGCAGCGCCTCCAGTAGCCGCAGCTCCGGAGCCACCGCGTCCTCGGGCTCCGCCTCGGCCACCAGCACCCCGACCAACGCCGCGCCGGGCCGCCGCCGGCTGCGCACGTCCCGCAGCATCTCCCGCAGGTGGCGCCGCGGCTCCCGGGCTGCCAGCGATGACGCGCGGCACAGAACGAAGACCAGCGGGGAGCGGATGGCGCGCGCCCGGGTCTCGGGCACCTTCTGCGCCCCCGGCGCCCCGGGCCCCGCGCCCTCGGCCGCCGCGCCGCCCGGCTTGCCCTCGGCTCGCTGGGGCGGGAACACCGCCCGGGCGAAGTCCCACAGCAGCGCGCGGCTCTGCTCGCGCTCCCACAGTTCGCCCACCAGCAACACCTGCCCGCAGCCGCCCGCCGCCTCCACCAGCGCCTGGAAGGGCGGCTCAGCCGGGTGCGCGGGCCGGGCAGCCAGCGCCTCCAGCTCGCGCTCCATGCTCACCGCCTCCCGCCTTCTGCGGCCCCTGCTGCCCTGCCGGGCCAGCTGCCTGCCTCTCGgtgcggcagcggcggcggcggcggccgggagGACACGCCCCCGAGGGCTGCACCCCGCCCGACTCCCGGCCCGCGGGCCGGGATCGCCCAGCTCCAGCCGGCTGCTGGGCCGGAGCGGAGGCTCTCTCCCAGGCCTCTAATGGTGGCGCCTCCCGCGGTCCCTGAGGCAGACGCGGGGAAACTGAGCcgttcatctatccatccacccatccatccatccaacatttattgaacagctACTAGGTGTACAGGAGCCGAAGGTAGAGGAAGACAGAAAATTATCATGTGAACAAATGGACCTTCACAAGCTAGATTGGTCTGAGGCCTGGAGCAGATAGATTTCTGAGTTCTCATGGTTCGGGGACAGGAAGTTTTGGAGGCCGGGCTGCCCGTGACTGCTGCTTTGAAGTGAAGCTGGCGGGTGGGGCAGGGCACCAGATAAGGGGGTAGTGAGGTGAGAAAAGAAGGGAAGCAGGGGTCTCTTCTGTTGCTTCTGTCCTTGACTCACCTTTTGGGCCTTCAGCATTTAACAAAAATTAATTGAGGGCTCATTGTTTCAACAAGTCCTTATGACCTGCGGGGCATTGCCCCCCCACACTGGGAAGTGGAGGCAGATCGTGTTGCTCCCTGTGGAACGGAAAGTCTAGGCGAGCAGATGTGGGGCACGGATGGTGTTCTGACCTATGTGTGCAGGAGGGGGACAAGAGGATGTTAGTAGGCCAGGTCAGAAGCAGAAatgcatttcctttcattctaagGGTCTAAGTCAGCTTCGCCCAATAGAACATTTGGTGGTGATGGAAGTGTTTTATATTATCGGTACTGTCCAATGCAGTAGCCACTAGCCGTATGTGGCTATTATGGAGCACTTGAAATCTGGCTAGTGCAAGatttagattttatttcatttcaattaAGTGTAAATAACCACATGAAGTGGGTGGCTAGGGCATTGGGCAGCGCTGGTCAACGCTCTTTACCTCTCCTCTATTACTCGGTATAGACCAAAGGCCCCTTTGGGTCAATAACTTGTTAATACTCAGCTCTCTCCTTCACCGTATAACCCACAACCTGCTCTTGTAGTTACTCTGTTTCCTGCCCCCTGTAATTATGTTGAAACATCTCCTCCTGGAGAGTTTGTATGTCCATTCAATAAAGCAAACCTTTtttgagcacctcctgtgtgcaAGCAGTGGGGATTCAAACATATCCAAGCAGCTCTGCCCTAAGTCTGATCATCCTACAGTGGTATAGCCAATGTTGGGGGGAAGGACCCCATATCTTTGTTGTGGTCTTTGTTGTGCCTCTCTATACCATCTCTGCCCATGATGGATATCCAGGGGCTTGGGTGGGAAAAACACAAGATATGGAGCAAGCAGCCCTGGGCTGGAGTCAGGTTGGATTCCAGCACCAGCTCAGTGATTCAGTCAACCAATCTGTATTTATCGAACATCTCTACCATGCACTGTGCCGGTGCTGGGAAGACAGCTGTGAACAGGCCAAGTTCCTACCTTTGTGGAGCTGACGGTCTAGTGGAGGCTGGGAGAGAAAGACGATAAACAAGTAAATGCATAAATAACAGCTTCAGATGGTGATTGgtgcaatgaaaaaaataatgcaggGCTGACACTATGGTAATGTGCTTGAGATGCTGGCCCATTACTGTGAATGCAATCCTGAAGATGCCACGGAAGCAAGAAGGAGGTTGAAGAGGACTGAGAAACAAACCTAAAAACTATGAGACgtgcccccccccacacaccctaCCTTCCTGGAGGCCACAGGTGGTTGGGTTGTGGTGTGTGGGAGGGTTGGGTTGTGGTGTGTGGGAGAGAAACAGAAGTCCTTTCCAGATGTTCCTAAtcttctaaaattaaaacaatgtgtgtgtgtgtgtgtgtgtgtgtgtgtgtacagaaaaatatattcaaaaagtAGTCATACTCATCTCTAGATAGTAAGAATGAcaggtaattttaattttaattttgtcctttttgcttatctgtattttctaactATAAAATAAATGGGATACCTTTGTTATAAGAAAACAATGAAAGCTATTAGTTTAATCAGATTTCTGGAAAGTATAAGCCAGTGCAGATTTAATCAATACATGAATTAAGATTCATTTCAGCTGCTAATGACACAGACTACAAATAACACTGGCATAAACACaatgaaagtttatttttctctcttgtagAAGTTTGGAGGTGGACAGTTCATGGCTGATGTAGTAGCTCTGTTTTACTAGGTCTTTGAAGACTCAGTTTGCATTCCAGATCACTATTCCCCCATCTCTTCTTCATGATTCAAACTCACAGCTAAAGCTCCAGTCATTACCTCTGTGTTCCAGGCAGCTGGATAGCagagggctgaggaaggaacaaaaatcaattgacttCAGATTTCTTAATAGTAACACTGGATTTAAGAAGATAGAGACtgtcctggtggtccagtggttaagaccctgcactTCCgctgcaggaggcacaggttctatccctggttggggagttaGGATTCTACATgctgtgtggcgcagccaaaaaaaacgaTAGttgaataacatttttaaagtatcaaaGAGAAAGAACTCTGAAGCTAGATTTTGCTAAATTATCAGGCATATACAGGAGATAATGCCTTTATCACCTACAGCCCCTCTTTGAAAGCACCGTTAGAGGAAACATTCCaacaagaagagaaataaatacagGCAGCTCAACAATAGGGAGTAAGAGGGATTAAACCACTTGTTTAAATTATTCTTGTCTAAGTAAATGGTGCAGTGTGGTGCCTGCAAAGCACAGCTTGGGTGGGCATAAGCTGGGAGGGTGGCAGAGTGGCTGGGAGCCCTACCAGGTAAGTGGAAAAGGAATTGTCCCTATTTGGTTACCTttttgaggaagagaggaaaacttATCAGCTGATTAGAGAGGAACTCTCAGAGGtgctggtgtttttgttttgtttttttttttttagccgcactgcacggcatgggggatcgaacccatgccctctgcattagaagtgcagagtcttaaccactggactgccagggaagcccctgtgctggTGTTTTTGTACTTTCTCGTGAGGCTTGTCTAAAACCAACACTCTATGCCTCTCCAGCTATTTATTCTCTGTCTCTAAATTTCCAGGTAACCATACCAAACTTTCCAGTGGTGGGCTGGAAGATGGATCACACGGGGTGGGGCTTTAAACAAAGGTCAGAGTCCAGGGCCAGTGAAGTTTATCTTTACCTGTATTATTTACATGGCAAAGGTTCAGGTAGTAAATTAACAGGAAACTCCAAAGACCTTAGGAAAAAGGCAGGATGCCAAGGATATTTCTTCCTCCCCCCTGTCCATGCCCTAAAAATCATTAAACAACCaggctttttcttgtttctctggtTTATCAATGGAGATGTAAAGTGAAACTGGGATTTCTGAAACAGTTTGCTTCTTCATGTTCACTCAAGCAGAACTTGGGAGGAGGAGTGACAGAAAAGTGCTGATGTGGAAAACAAGTAGTCTTGGTTGAGTTGCAGgtccttcccttctcctctcatctccctctttttcatcctattctccttttcttccttcccctcgcctcccttcccctccccctttcccgtGTCCccactgtttccttttctcctttatcatcactcttccttccctctttctttcctcccttttgtcCTTCCACACTCTCTTTTCTCCCCAAGACAATTGTTTTGGGAGCTGCGAGGAAGGTGGCACCTGGGGAGATTTTATGGGCTTCCTGGTGAGACAGATAGAGGAAAAAAGATCTTAAATGTGAGGAAGACCATGGAGGGAAAGGAAATTGGGGGAGCCCCTGGACCACAGAGGAATGaggttggggtgggaggaggcatGGGAGGATGTTCAAAGCCTGGGTCCAGCGAGGAACTGTGGGCCCCATGGTGGAGCAGCCCCCTCTGACAGGGACAGGGTAAAGGGACAAATTAggtaattaaatagttaatcccactaggggattgtaagtaaacaaaaaataagggAGACCCCTGgaagttaatgatcactcaagaaagcaggtttgcttaaccacaaaaccaagcagacctgcttagcaacaaaaccatgcaacagaagcatgagacatgccccaaaacaataaaacaatggtggcatgagacccacatcctgcccagtgagctcagtaagttaatgatcCCTAGGACATGCTCTCTGCACACATAAAAACACAATAATTTAtggaaaggtgacatttcaaagtgaaagaccCTCATTGTACTGAGACCTGAAATAGTTTTTCCATAGTGCCACGACAGTCTTGGCTTGACAatgtagggacaagaaaactccctTGCCCAACCTGGAGAAGGAGCTGATGATGGAAGCGTGAtgtctactcaagaatgaggaagaggggggtcttttccccctccccacttttcctttgattataaaactgtagcccactaagttcttAGGGTGGCACCCTCTCACCCCCACAAGcgtcctattctaataaatcattTCTTACCTATtactttgcctctcactgaattctttctgtgctgagacataaaggaccagagctccttggagccCCCCAAAGCACCACTTAGCCGTTTCACCTCTGTGTCCTGGCTGCTGGATGACCAGACAGGGCACCAGTGTGCTAGGACTTCATTTCCTCATTGTTGGGGAAGAAAAGGATTCCTTTCCTCCATTCTGGGTTCTTTGGCTGGTTCAGTAATTAAATCGACAGGCAACAaattaataagagaaaaacaaatttaattatgtGCATACCGGAGCCCCACAAAGACAGGAGATGCAAAGGCAGTTGGGCGATGGAGGCTTACATGCCATCCTGAGCTGAGGAAAGGGTTAGGGGCCTGGGGAtccag includes:
- the C8H2orf72 gene encoding uncharacterized protein C2orf72 homolog, with product MERELEALAARPAHPAEPPFQALVEAAGGCGQVLLVGELWEREQSRALLWDFARAVFPPQRAEGKPGGAAAEGAGPGAPGAQKVPETRARAIRSPLVFVLCRASSLAAREPRRHLREMLRDVRSRRRPGAALVGVLVAEAEPEDAVAPELRLLEALLRTVFGRQAGGPVQAATYCPGYPASSLTVQAAACRALQAAGPLLPAEGAWERPGLPGLLACFSWGPWSRGKDPDDTSPSDPAHDNFQDPEEEVALTAVYPNGDCEDPRKGLVACDRVASTPAEPAGDLR